A region from the Branchiostoma lanceolatum isolate klBraLanc5 chromosome 2, klBraLanc5.hap2, whole genome shotgun sequence genome encodes:
- the LOC136428038 gene encoding insulin-like growth factor-binding protein complex acid labile subunit, translated as MTQSWIPAIFVAVVTVVTRACPDGCQCFKDVPSVHCNAPDLDHIPQGIPGNTTLLQMQGTKLAIIRKGDLKGLPVLRTLYLSGNRLQTIEVGAFDDTPALVDLEAGNNQITELSTGVFRGLDKLQEVHLSMNSITDIPAGVFSSRPNLQIVDLQKNKITSIQPGAFSNLQNSDVFELSDNNIGNIKDGVFQGPQGATELMLGNNNISSIEPTALMAFKKLTLLSLDNNNISAIGGVLHNLENLDVLSAVNNKLTKISDSDFDGCAKLRIVDLSGNQITAISQHAFQNLPDLQKIVLNKNNIYRMDALLPPGLKTLHIQQNFFAEIPPLPSGIIELDTSYNPIESLKEGQFSNLTNIQELYLSGIKCFSETGLIKPGVFAGLGRVKLGTLSLTNNRLRHVPTEAIEHIGNITDLNLSGNNISAVGPKDFGHHTYFFTLDLSDNKLTSLPEEALMSVDIFMLELSGNPLVYIGPDAFKHGLFHVGLENTKLRVIDESAFNSSQGIKSLTLNNNSLNYLPELVFAPLTFYGDPQETLLLDDNPWRCDCQMRDYAKWLQSALNIWVLHCDAPQSLHGKALRDVPVDQLTCDCPHLTSPNISTAGSTTVVPAGQRAVLKCGVTCCPAAAVVWTTPAGMKLSVDSDVTGISVSDDGALVIASATSANSGSYTCLAANYLGKDQATVQLTVTGSIK; from the exons ATGACCCAGAGTTGGATTCCCGCCATTTTCGTCGCTGTTGTGACAGTGGTGACACGTGCGTGTCCTGACGGATGCCAGTGCTTCAAAGATGTTCCCTCCGTACACTGTAACGCCCCTGACCTAGACCATATCCCACAAGGCATCCCGGGAAACACTACGCTTCTACAGATGCAAG GTACAAAGCTCGCTATTATTAGAAAGGGCGATCTGAAGGGCCTTCCTGTGTTGAGAACTCTGTACCTGTCCGGAAACCGACTGCAAACGATAGAAGTCGGGGCGTTTGACGACACTCCCGCCCTGGTGGACTTGGAGGCAGGAAACAACCAAATCACTGAGCTATCTACTGGGGTCTTCCGTGGGCTCGACAAACTTCAGGAGGTGCACCTCAGTATGAACAGCATTACTGATATCCCCGCCGGTGTCTTTTCATCTCGGCCTAATCTACAG ATTGTGGACCTCCAGAAGAACAAGATCACGTCCATCCAACCAGGAGCCTTCTCTAATTTACAAAATTCTGATGTCTTCGAACTGAGCGATAATAACATCGGAAACATCAAAGATGGCGTCTTCCAGGGTCCCCAAGGTGCCACAGAGCTCATGCTCGGGAACAACAACATTTCCTCCATCGAGCCCACCGCGCTCATGGCATTCAAAAAGCTGACACTGCTCAGtttggacaacaacaacatttcagCGATAGGTGGTGTGCTGCACAATCTCGAAAATCTTGACGTCCTGTCCGCGGTTAacaacaaactaacaaaaataTCAGACAGCGATTTTGACGGGTGTGCTAAATTACGAATTGTAGATCTCTCCGGCAACCAGATTACTGCAATCTCACAGCATGCATTTCAAAACCTTCCAGACTTGCAGAAAATTGTACTGAACAAGAATAATATTTACCGAATGGACGCCCTGCTTCCACCAGGGCTGAAGACTTTGCACATTCAGCAGAATTTCTTTGCGGAGATACCGCCCCTTCCATCAGGCATCATTGAGCTGGATACGTCCTACAACCCGATAGAATCTCTCAAAGAAGGGCAGTTTTCAAACCTTACAAACATTCAGGAACTTTACCTGTCTGGTATCAAGTGTTTCTCGGAGACGGGTTTGATAAAGCCCGGTGTGTTCGCCGGACTGGGTCGTGTAAAGTTGGGAACACTGAGCCTGACCAACAACAGGCTACGCCACGTTCCCACAGAAGCCATTGAGCACATAGGCAATATTACCGACCTGAATCTGTCCGGAAACAACATCTCAGCAGTCGGCCCCAAGGACTTTGGTCATCACACGTACTTCTTCACACTGGACTTGAG TGACAACAAACTGACGTCGTTACCAGAGGAGGCTCTGATGTCTGTGGATATCTTCATGTTGGAACTGTCCGGAAATCCGCTCGTGTACATCGGACCGGATGCCTTCAAACACGGACTCTTCCACGTTGGTCTGGAAAATACCAAGCTCCGAGTCATAG ATGAGTCAGCGTTCAACAGCTCTCAGGGCATCAAATCCCTCACCCTGAACAACAACAGTCTGAACTACCTCCCCGAGCTGGTCTTTGCCCCACTGACGTTCTATGGCGACCCCCAGGAAACCCTCCTACTGGATGACAACCCCTGGAGGTGCGACTGTCAGATGCGCGACTACGCGAAATGGCTGCAGTCCGCTTTG AACATATGGGTACTTCATTGTGACGCGCCACAAAGTCTGCACGGTAAAGCGCTGCGGGACGTGCCTGTAGACCAGCTGACATGTGACTGTCCCCATCTCACTTCTCCCAACATCAGTACCGCAGGCAGCACCACTGTGGTCCCGGCTGGCCAGAGGGCCGTGCTAAAGTGCGGC GTCACGTGCTGCCCTGCCGCAGCTGTCGTCTGGACAACCCCGGCCGGGATGAAGCTGAGCGTAGACTCTGACGTCACAGGTATCTCCGTGTCTGACGACGGGGCGCTGGTCATAGCGTCAGCGACGTCAGCGAACTCAGGATCCTACACCTGTCTGGCCGCCAACTACCTGGGGAAGGACCAGGCTACTGTGCAGCTAACTGTCACTGGCAGCATTAAGTAA
- the LOC136428037 gene encoding TATA box-binding protein-like 1 yields the protein MSVAAASPEICQDLSSKNSVPGEPAAQEQTSLDIDIANVVCSFRARCHLNLRMIALNGANVIYKRELGKVTMKLRRPYCTANIWSSGKIVCTGARSEDDAKKGSRRCARTLQNMGFQVHFSEFKVVNVLGICSMPFTIKITLFSKQHKENASYEPELHPGVTYKIRNPKAVMKIFSTGSITCTAPCVANIQRAIEHIYPLVHEFRGDPVVRGPRRGNTGEGDVDDSEEEEDSEDEEEDD from the exons ATGTCTGTCGCCGCGGCCTCGCCAGAGATTTGTCAGGATCTCAGCAGCAAAAACTCTGTTCCCGGGGAGCCGGCTGCACAGGAACAAACTAGCCTAGACATTGACATCGCCAACGTGGTGTGCAGCTTCAGGGCGAGGTGCCACCTTAACCTGAGGATGATAGCTTTAAACGGGGCCAACGTTATCTACAAAAGGGAGCTGGGG AAAGTCACAATGAAGCTGAGAAGACCATACTGCACAGCTAACATCTGGTCATCCGGCAAGATTGTGTGCACAGGAGCCAGAAG TGAAGATGATGCCAAGAAGGGTTCAAGAAGATGTGCAAGAACCTTACAAAACATGGGATTCCAG gTGCACTTTAGTGAGTTCAAGGTGGTGAATGTGCTGGGGATATGTTCCATGCCCTTCACCATCAAAATCACCCTCTTTTCCAAACAGCACAAGGAAAATGCAAG CTATGAGCCAGAGCTCCATCCAGGGGTGACCTACAAGATAAGGAACCCCAAGGCTGTGATGAAGATTTTCTCTACAGGAAgtatcacatgtacag CGCCCTGTGTGGCTAACATCCAAAGAGCTATAGAACATATCTATCCATTGGTTCATGAGTTCCGAGGAGATCCGGTGGTACGGGGTCCGCGAAGGGGCAACACCGGGGAGGGTGACGTTGATGACAGTGAAGAGGAAGAAGACAgtgaggatgaggaggaggatgactgA